A DNA window from Gemella massiliensis contains the following coding sequences:
- a CDS encoding methylenetetrahydrofolate reductase, translated as MRNYTRPYSSYKKGIRGLAPVKRKLITPLPAEEELIKDSNNKPTIVDKVKQKVTIIAELDPPKHLNIDKFIKGAKAIDKKNIEAITLADNSLTSTRICNLSAATILKEHISTPTLLHVTCRDHNLIGLQSRLMGMDLLGFNNVLAINGDPSKLGDFPGATSVYDVTSLKLIPFIKQLNNGLGYNGASLKKTTNFTVAAAYNPNVRDINKTERLIEKKINAGADYFITQPIYEHKKIEQLSEIAKNIRILHFLSV; from the coding sequence TTGCGGAACTACACCCGACCATATTCGAGCTATAAAAAAGGTATCAGAGGGCTGGCACCTGTTAAACGTAAATTAATAACTCCTCTTCCCGCTGAAGAAGAATTAATAAAAGATTCTAACAATAAGCCAACTATTGTTGATAAAGTTAAACAAAAAGTTACAATTATAGCTGAACTGGATCCACCTAAACATTTAAACATCGATAAATTTATCAAAGGGGCAAAAGCTATTGATAAAAAAAATATTGAAGCCATTACATTAGCAGATAATTCTTTGACAAGTACACGTATTTGTAATCTAAGTGCTGCGACTATCCTAAAAGAACATATTTCAACTCCAACACTGCTACACGTAACCTGTCGTGATCACAATCTTATCGGTCTACAATCACGACTTATGGGAATGGATTTACTAGGTTTTAACAACGTTCTTGCAATCAACGGAGACCCCAGTAAACTTGGAGATTTCCCCGGAGCAACAAGTGTTTATGATGTAACAAGTCTAAAACTTATACCGTTTATTAAACAACTTAATAACGGTTTAGGTTATAACGGAGCTTCACTGAAAAAAACCACTAACTTCACAGTAGCGGCAGCTTACAATCCTAATGTAAGAGATATTAATAAAACCGAACGGCTGATTGAGAAAAAAATAAATGCGGGTGCTGATTACTTTATTACGCAACCAATTTATGAACATAAAAAAATTGAACAACTCTCAGAAATTGCAAAAAATATCCGGATACTCCATTTTTTATCGGTATAA
- a CDS encoding ABC transporter ATP-binding protein has product MFLVVKNLNKAYGTKENRINILKDINFSLEKGTLCTLLGPSGSGKSTLLNAIGGLEKIDSGSIIINEFEVSNLKQKDLTNFRRKYLGFVFQFYNLIPDLTVTENIQVGSFIHNNPMDIEKLIKDLSLWEHRNKYPRQLSGGQQQRCAIGRALIKKPEILLCDEPTGALDYKTSKDILSLLQKINKEHKTTIIIATHNEEITKMSNTIIRLKDGAIAQKIENEKVVDAQELEW; this is encoded by the coding sequence ATGTTTTTAGTTGTTAAAAATTTGAATAAAGCTTATGGAACAAAAGAAAATAGAATCAATATTTTAAAAGATATAAATTTTTCTCTGGAAAAAGGAACACTTTGTACTCTATTAGGTCCTTCAGGATCGGGTAAATCAACTTTACTTAATGCAATCGGCGGACTTGAAAAAATCGACAGCGGTTCTATTATAATAAATGAATTTGAAGTTTCAAATTTAAAACAAAAAGATCTTACTAATTTCAGAAGAAAATATTTAGGGTTTGTTTTCCAATTTTATAATTTAATTCCTGATTTAACCGTAACGGAAAATATTCAGGTCGGTTCTTTTATTCACAACAATCCTATGGATATTGAAAAACTGATAAAAGACTTAAGTTTGTGGGAACACAGAAATAAATATCCAAGACAATTATCAGGCGGGCAACAACAACGATGTGCAATAGGCCGTGCTTTAATTAAAAAACCTGAAATACTACTTTGTGACGAACCGACAGGTGCTCTTGATTACAAAACTTCAAAAGATATTTTATCCCTTCTTCAAAAAATCAATAAAGAACATAAAACTACGATTATAATAGCAACACACAACGAAGAAATAACAAAAATGTCAAATACAATCATAAGACTTAAAGATGGCGCTATAGCTCAAAAAATAGAAAATGAAAAAGTGGTTGATGCACAAGAATTGGAGTGGTAG